A DNA window from Sulfitobacter noctilucicola contains the following coding sequences:
- a CDS encoding extracellular solute-binding protein, whose translation MHWMHWMAFAAFGAASVWAGATSAQEETIKSHGYSFFGELSYDADYPHFSYVNPDAPKGGEISIATLGTFDSMNPYTRKGRGGALATVMYESLLGEGVNVQAPADVYAEYYCLLCETLEYDVDKNWVIFYMRPEARFSDGTPVTAHDVAFSQQLILDQGLKSYADAVSKRIQNIEVIDDHTIKYEFTPGISRRSLIEVVGGMSVWSKKWYEETGARLDESRLETSPGSGAYMIDEIDVNRRILYKRNPDYWGNDLPFNQGRNNFDKIRVEYFGDENSAFEAFKAGEYTFRNEGNSKQWASAYDFPKVKNGQIIKDEIPDGAPPTPVGIVFNLGREVLKDRRVREAVALGFNFEWTNESLQYGLFKQRASFNQDTPLMAQGVPEGDELAFLQSLGDLVPAELLSEEVRMPHTSSATRLLDRRNARAAAKLLDDAGWAVGSDGMRRDETGAPLRLTFLMNSSGSATLSAVVENFMSNLRAMGVDAVLERVDASQYTARERDRDYDMVFDQYIPFLSTGGGLQQVYGSEAASYSLFNPAGLASPLVDEIIEASQRATSKEETDTTLIALDRALRHEFFMIPVWYNDVHWTAYYNQYERPEEIPAYGLGYLDFWWYNADKGAALRADGALR comes from the coding sequence ATGCACTGGATGCACTGGATGGCCTTTGCGGCCTTCGGTGCGGCATCGGTTTGGGCCGGGGCGACATCCGCCCAAGAGGAAACGATCAAAAGCCACGGCTATTCGTTCTTTGGTGAGCTGTCATATGATGCGGATTACCCCCATTTCAGCTATGTGAACCCGGATGCCCCCAAGGGTGGTGAAATCTCTATCGCGACGTTGGGCACGTTTGATTCTATGAACCCCTATACCCGCAAGGGGCGGGGCGGTGCCTTGGCCACCGTCATGTACGAAAGCCTTTTGGGTGAAGGCGTCAATGTGCAGGCTCCTGCCGACGTCTATGCCGAATACTACTGCCTGCTGTGCGAGACGCTCGAATACGATGTCGATAAGAACTGGGTCATCTTCTACATGCGCCCCGAGGCACGGTTTTCTGACGGGACACCGGTAACGGCACATGATGTCGCCTTCAGCCAGCAGTTGATTCTTGATCAGGGTCTGAAATCCTATGCGGATGCGGTCAGTAAACGCATCCAGAACATCGAAGTCATCGATGACCACACCATCAAATACGAATTCACTCCGGGCATCTCGCGCCGCAGCCTTATCGAAGTGGTCGGCGGCATGTCTGTGTGGTCCAAGAAATGGTATGAGGAAACAGGCGCGCGTCTGGACGAAAGCCGTTTGGAAACCTCGCCTGGCTCCGGGGCATATATGATCGACGAAATCGACGTGAACCGCCGGATCTTGTATAAACGGAACCCGGATTATTGGGGCAATGATTTGCCTTTCAACCAAGGTCGCAACAACTTTGACAAGATCAGGGTTGAATACTTCGGCGATGAAAACTCCGCCTTTGAGGCGTTTAAGGCGGGCGAATATACCTTCCGAAATGAGGGTAACTCGAAGCAATGGGCGTCAGCCTATGATTTCCCAAAGGTGAAGAACGGCCAGATCATCAAGGACGAAATCCCTGATGGTGCACCTCCTACGCCAGTTGGTATCGTCTTCAACCTCGGGCGGGAGGTCCTCAAGGACCGCCGCGTCAGGGAAGCGGTCGCCTTGGGGTTCAACTTTGAATGGACCAATGAATCGCTGCAGTACGGTCTTTTCAAGCAACGCGCGTCCTTCAATCAGGATACACCCTTGATGGCCCAAGGTGTGCCGGAAGGCGACGAATTGGCATTCCTGCAATCGCTGGGCGATTTGGTGCCCGCAGAGTTGTTGAGCGAGGAAGTACGGATGCCGCACACCTCCAGCGCGACCCGTCTGCTGGACCGGCGCAATGCCCGTGCCGCGGCAAAGCTGCTGGACGATGCTGGGTGGGCCGTCGGCAGCGATGGCATGCGACGTGATGAAACCGGCGCACCTTTGCGTCTGACCTTTCTGATGAACTCTTCAGGGTCAGCGACATTGTCGGCGGTGGTTGAAAACTTCATGTCCAACCTGCGCGCGATGGGCGTGGATGCAGTGCTCGAGCGTGTGGATGCATCGCAATACACCGCACGCGAACGGGATCGCGACTATGACATGGTATTTGACCAGTATATCCCGTTTCTAAGCACCGGTGGCGGCCTGCAACAGGTTTACGGATCGGAGGCGGCGTCTTACTCGCTTTTCAACCCTGCCGGTCTGGCCAGCCCGTTGGTTGATGAAATCATTGAAGCCTCACAGCGTGCGACCTCAAAAGAAGAAACCGATACGACGTTGATCGCACTCGATCGTGCATTGCGGCACGAATTCTTTATGATCCCTGTCTGGTACAACGATGTGCACTGGACTGCTTACTATAACCAGTACGAGCGCCCCGAAGAAATACCGGCCTACGGTTTGGGATACCTCGATTTTTGGTGGTACAACGCCGATAAAGGTGCCGCGTTGCGTGCCGATGGCGCGCTGAGGTAA
- a CDS encoding DUF995 domain-containing protein produces the protein MYFRKSIYLVGFVAATTFGATTLHADPKPKNTKATDSQTVANFYAGTSRLWKSCKPGGVYLGGGWEAQAYCKRKSESVSVGKWSVKRGVLCIDLVHYWQQGDGVGSKPNDDRECIAHITDADGQIWRSWNDDGDWWRLQAVKDDKGAAKGFKLKSKVTRLRKKLGV, from the coding sequence ATGTATTTCAGAAAATCAATTTATCTGGTCGGATTTGTGGCCGCGACGACGTTCGGTGCAACAACGCTTCACGCAGATCCGAAACCGAAAAACACCAAGGCTACAGATAGTCAGACGGTTGCGAATTTCTATGCGGGCACTAGCCGCCTCTGGAAATCCTGCAAGCCGGGCGGTGTATACCTTGGCGGCGGCTGGGAGGCGCAAGCCTATTGCAAGAGGAAAAGTGAATCCGTGAGCGTCGGAAAATGGTCTGTAAAGCGCGGCGTCCTGTGCATTGATCTTGTTCATTACTGGCAACAAGGTGACGGTGTTGGATCAAAACCGAACGACGACCGGGAATGCATAGCGCACATCACGGATGCAGACGGCCAAATCTGGCGGAGCTGGAACGACGATGGTGACTGGTGGCGTTTACAGGCGGTCAAAGACGACAAAGGCGCAGCCAAGGGCTTCAAGCTTAAGTCTAAGGTCACACGGTTGAGAAAGAAGCTTGGCGTTTGA
- a CDS encoding helix-turn-helix transcriptional regulator produces the protein MNLTSENFVEFVTVISKRLQQYDDAERIWETANTINDELGGTALNVAVTLGNGGGIAWARSSMSDEWLGRYEEAGYSAIDPFVHSLLAGEPEVMVDCGTLDPSDPAYRLNHDLKAYGYGSLFATAWSSPTNDARAMIVYCASDRLADVEIRIGLDRLRIIHAIFASHMSVPGDLSKKGFLNVGTAPLTPRERDILSLLARGLRNDQIAFKAQIAEVTVRKHLTVIRSKLQASTREQAIAIAVKQGLITP, from the coding sequence ATGAACCTAACCTCAGAGAACTTTGTCGAATTCGTCACAGTCATTTCGAAAAGACTTCAGCAGTATGACGATGCCGAACGCATTTGGGAAACCGCAAATACGATCAATGATGAGTTAGGTGGCACGGCGCTGAATGTTGCGGTGACATTGGGAAATGGCGGCGGCATAGCGTGGGCCAGATCATCAATGAGCGACGAATGGCTCGGCCGGTACGAAGAGGCGGGCTATTCCGCAATCGACCCATTTGTTCACTCGTTATTGGCGGGTGAGCCGGAGGTAATGGTGGATTGTGGTACACTTGACCCGTCCGATCCTGCATATCGTCTTAATCACGATCTTAAGGCGTACGGATACGGCTCGCTGTTTGCGACCGCATGGAGCAGTCCGACGAATGATGCCCGTGCGATGATCGTCTATTGCGCGTCCGACCGCCTTGCTGATGTGGAAATCCGGATCGGGTTGGACCGATTGCGGATCATCCACGCAATTTTTGCTTCACATATGTCGGTTCCAGGGGATTTGTCCAAGAAGGGGTTCCTGAACGTCGGGACTGCTCCGCTCACCCCAAGGGAACGCGATATTCTCAGCCTGTTGGCGCGGGGGCTAAGGAATGATCAGATCGCATTCAAGGCGCAGATCGCAGAGGTCACGGTGCGCAAGCATCTCACAGTCATCCGCAGCAAGTTGCAGGCATCGACGCGCGAACAGGCAATCGCCATCGCAGTCAAGCAGGGCTTGATCACACCCTAA
- a CDS encoding prephenate dehydratase, with translation MSDTDTPRIAFQGALGAYSHEACLQARPDMIPVPCTTFEGVIRAVREGRADLAMLPVENTTYGRVADIHRLLPESGLHIVAEAFVRVRIALMARPGVALKDVKHVRAHMVLLPQARSYLDTKGITFEAAADSAGAAEELALNDGSTEGVLASEVAADIHGLEVLARDIEDLDHNTTRFLLMAPKIDLTRRGDKMLTTFVFEVRNIPAALYKAMGGFATNGVNMTKLESYMVGGSFTATQFYADIEGHPEDENVKRALDELGYFTNMLDILGVYPAHPGRG, from the coding sequence ATGTCCGACACAGATACGCCGCGCATCGCGTTTCAGGGCGCTTTGGGAGCCTATAGTCACGAGGCTTGCCTGCAAGCGCGACCCGATATGATTCCCGTCCCTTGCACGACATTTGAAGGTGTGATCCGCGCCGTGCGGGAAGGTCGCGCCGATCTGGCAATGCTGCCGGTCGAGAACACGACTTACGGCCGTGTGGCAGACATCCACCGCTTGCTGCCGGAGAGCGGCTTGCACATCGTCGCCGAAGCATTCGTTCGCGTGCGCATTGCCTTGATGGCGCGCCCCGGTGTGGCACTGAAGGACGTAAAACACGTTCGCGCGCACATGGTCCTGCTGCCACAGGCACGCAGCTATCTGGATACGAAAGGGATCACTTTTGAAGCCGCGGCAGACAGTGCCGGTGCCGCAGAAGAACTGGCCCTGAACGACGGGTCAACAGAAGGTGTGCTGGCAAGCGAGGTCGCCGCTGACATTCACGGGTTGGAGGTGCTGGCCCGTGACATCGAAGACCTGGACCATAACACGACCCGCTTTCTGTTGATGGCCCCGAAGATCGACCTGACCCGTCGGGGGGACAAAATGTTGACCACGTTTGTCTTTGAGGTCCGCAACATCCCCGCGGCGCTTTATAAGGCAATGGGTGGCTTTGCCACCAACGGCGTCAACATGACCAAGCTGGAAAGCTATATGGTCGGCGGCTCATTTACCGCGACGCAGTTCTATGCGGACATCGAAGGGCATCCGGAAGACGAGAACGTCAAACGCGCGCTGGACGAGTTGGGTTATTTCACGAACATGCTGGATATACTGGGCGTGTATCCCGCGCACCCTGGTCGGGGCTGA
- a CDS encoding SRPBCC family protein yields the protein MKFSTNEDIEAPIDAVFEMLCDFEGFERSAMRRGAEVQRVDRLPKPGVGMTWQARFDLRGKRREMELEMVTFDRPNEIVLESTSPGMLGTTSFELIGLSRSRTRVRVELEIKPLTLSTRLLVQSLKLAKNSLTKKFKLRIAEYAKGMEDRYSRQA from the coding sequence ATGAAGTTTTCGACCAACGAAGACATAGAAGCACCAATCGACGCGGTGTTCGAGATGTTATGTGATTTTGAAGGGTTTGAACGCTCTGCGATGCGTCGCGGTGCAGAGGTGCAGCGCGTCGATCGCCTGCCGAAACCCGGCGTTGGTATGACGTGGCAGGCGCGTTTTGATCTACGCGGCAAGAGACGTGAAATGGAACTCGAGATGGTGACCTTTGACCGTCCGAACGAGATCGTACTCGAGAGTACATCACCGGGTATGTTGGGCACTACAAGTTTTGAACTGATTGGCCTTTCGCGCAGCCGGACGCGGGTGCGGGTGGAACTGGAAATCAAACCACTGACGTTGAGCACGCGTTTGCTTGTCCAGTCGCTGAAACTCGCAAAGAACTCTTTGACCAAGAAATTCAAGCTGCGGATCGCTGAATACGCGAAAGGCATGGAAGACCGTTATTCCCGACAAGCCTGA
- a CDS encoding 5'-nucleotidase C-terminal domain-containing protein codes for MKDDHRHPDRLTRQVLTGTASHGSRTFLNLRVLATTDVHMQFLGHNYVRDKPLRHHGLAGLATLIAEARAEAAADGSTCLLLDNGDLIQGAAIGDTCARLPVTARHPVVRCLEEMNYDAIGLGNHDLDHGLDYPIAIAAQTKVPVIATNLELFRQGPFVREVILPCLLSVTDHGLPQTLQIGVLSVLPDRTAQWNKASLAGTGQVHPPRRALEQAVTRVRGKGADIVILLAHLGVGDIKPKNALADDALDLARVEGVDAIIAGHTHRRLPGFDHAGMRDVDEVRGTLACRPAAMPGFDASDLAVLDLHLRCLPDGKWRIEQFENELRPNSANVLPDPAIAEICAPAHTRTRNELETEIGHTPVPLHNFFSLAAPTNTTILLARAKAQVVRAALQGTPEGNLPLLAATAAHTAGGRAGPDHFLHIPKGPVMRRHLTGLSPFANEICALHLTGVELREWLEHSLSVYHRLDPKADKQSLICEDRPTFEFDTIFGLTYSVDPTRMDGHRLTSLKYANTTVTDRQDFILATNLFRASGGGGGQHFQDSAIVHHAKMLVSDALEDLLKQPHQTETPFADTAPWQFDVPQETRAVLRTSPEALPYLNEIACLAPRFLNIDAEGFAAIQLTL; via the coding sequence ATGAAAGACGATCATCGGCATCCTGATAGACTAACCCGTCAGGTCCTGACCGGGACAGCGTCACACGGGTCCCGAACGTTTTTGAACTTAAGAGTCTTGGCGACCACTGATGTGCATATGCAATTTCTAGGCCACAATTATGTCCGCGACAAACCGCTGCGCCATCATGGTTTGGCCGGGCTGGCCACGTTGATTGCGGAAGCGCGTGCCGAAGCCGCAGCGGATGGCTCAACGTGTCTATTGTTAGACAACGGCGATCTTATACAAGGTGCGGCCATCGGTGACACCTGCGCGCGCCTTCCTGTTACGGCCCGCCATCCTGTGGTCCGCTGCCTTGAGGAAATGAACTACGATGCCATTGGTCTGGGAAATCATGACCTTGATCATGGCCTCGACTATCCCATCGCGATTGCTGCGCAGACGAAGGTGCCTGTCATTGCCACCAATCTTGAACTGTTCAGGCAGGGACCCTTCGTGCGCGAAGTCATTTTGCCCTGCCTCCTGTCTGTTACGGATCATGGCCTGCCCCAAACCCTGCAGATCGGGGTTTTGTCTGTTTTGCCGGACCGGACAGCACAATGGAATAAAGCCTCCCTTGCGGGAACGGGGCAAGTGCATCCGCCGAGAAGAGCATTGGAGCAGGCTGTCACGCGCGTGCGCGGCAAAGGTGCCGATATCGTCATCCTGCTGGCACATCTCGGAGTGGGCGATATCAAACCCAAGAACGCGCTTGCGGACGATGCGCTCGATCTGGCCCGTGTGGAGGGTGTGGATGCGATCATCGCGGGCCATACCCACAGGCGTCTTCCGGGATTTGATCACGCCGGAATGCGGGACGTTGACGAGGTCCGCGGCACCCTTGCATGCCGTCCTGCCGCAATGCCCGGTTTCGATGCCTCCGATCTGGCAGTTCTCGATCTGCATCTGCGGTGCTTGCCGGATGGAAAATGGCGGATAGAACAGTTCGAAAATGAGCTGCGGCCCAATTCGGCTAACGTCCTTCCCGATCCTGCTATCGCTGAAATTTGCGCTCCTGCACATACGCGTACCCGCAACGAGCTTGAAACGGAGATCGGACACACCCCCGTACCGCTGCATAATTTCTTTAGCCTGGCCGCTCCAACAAATACGACGATCTTATTGGCCCGCGCCAAAGCACAGGTCGTGCGCGCGGCCCTTCAAGGTACGCCCGAAGGCAATCTGCCGCTTCTTGCCGCCACCGCCGCGCATACCGCCGGAGGACGCGCGGGACCTGACCACTTTTTGCACATTCCCAAAGGTCCAGTCATGCGGCGGCATCTGACCGGTCTCAGCCCCTTCGCCAACGAAATCTGCGCATTGCACCTTACCGGCGTTGAGCTCCGGGAATGGCTTGAGCACAGCCTGAGTGTTTATCACCGGCTGGACCCGAAAGCGGACAAGCAATCCCTGATCTGCGAAGATCGCCCGACATTTGAGTTCGATACGATTTTCGGGCTGACCTATTCTGTTGATCCCACGCGCATGGACGGGCACCGGCTGACGTCATTGAAATACGCAAACACAACTGTCACGGACCGGCAGGACTTCATTCTCGCGACCAATCTTTTTCGTGCGTCGGGGGGCGGAGGGGGCCAGCATTTTCAAGACAGCGCTATCGTGCATCACGCCAAAATGCTGGTGTCAGATGCGCTTGAGGACCTTCTGAAGCAACCGCACCAAACCGAAACACCGTTTGCAGACACAGCACCCTGGCAGTTCGATGTGCCTCAGGAAACGCGTGCGGTGCTTCGTA
- the nudC gene encoding NAD(+) diphosphatase: MRHAEEVTFGGSALDRAGEVRSNPDVIKFMLRAGDTKAVIFWRGKPLISPQRPASLVRLSLDHPVLADAEADPILLGREDGAAVFAFDLSKWAPDGLDEEGMGSFLDPSEQRHPALSEEMVFAELRRVMTWLTPRDAELAATGKAIIGWHDIHGYCAKCGAPTIVTQAGWQRSCPTCRASHFPRTDPVVIMLITHGNSVLMGRSPGWPQGMYSLLAGFVEPGETLEAAVRREVFEEAGVRVGAVNYLASQPWPFPASLMFGCQGEATSTDISIDPVEIEDAQWVTREEMMEVFAGNHVSILPARKGAIAHFLLENWLADTLE, translated from the coding sequence ATGCGGCATGCGGAAGAAGTAACATTTGGTGGATCAGCGCTCGACCGGGCCGGTGAAGTACGCAGTAATCCCGATGTCATCAAATTCATGCTCCGTGCCGGCGACACGAAGGCTGTCATTTTCTGGCGGGGCAAGCCGCTGATCTCGCCACAGCGACCGGCGTCTTTAGTGCGTTTGTCGTTGGACCACCCGGTGCTGGCCGATGCAGAGGCGGACCCGATATTGTTGGGACGCGAAGATGGCGCGGCTGTGTTTGCCTTTGATCTGTCCAAATGGGCACCCGACGGTCTGGACGAAGAAGGCATGGGAAGCTTCCTTGATCCAAGTGAACAGCGGCATCCGGCACTATCTGAAGAGATGGTTTTCGCCGAATTGCGCCGTGTTATGACTTGGCTGACTCCACGTGATGCAGAACTTGCCGCGACGGGAAAAGCAATTATCGGCTGGCACGATATCCACGGGTACTGCGCCAAATGCGGGGCACCCACAATCGTGACGCAGGCCGGATGGCAACGCAGTTGCCCTACATGCCGCGCCAGCCATTTCCCGCGTACCGATCCGGTGGTGATCATGCTGATCACACATGGCAACTCTGTCCTAATGGGACGTTCGCCCGGCTGGCCGCAAGGTATGTACTCGCTGCTGGCTGGATTTGTTGAGCCCGGAGAGACACTTGAGGCCGCGGTACGCCGTGAGGTTTTTGAAGAAGCGGGCGTGCGCGTGGGCGCGGTTAACTATCTCGCTAGTCAGCCATGGCCCTTTCCCGCTTCGTTAATGTTTGGCTGTCAGGGTGAAGCGACAAGTACTGATATTTCTATCGATCCGGTCGAAATCGAAGATGCACAGTGGGTCACCAGAGAGGAAATGATGGAGGTGTTTGCCGGTAATCATGTGTCAATACTACCTGCACGCAAAGGGGCAATTGCACACTTTTTACTAGAAAATTGGCTTGCAGATACGTTGGAATGA
- a CDS encoding c-type cytochrome, which yields MFDTMTLTKIGAGLFGAWLILLLGKWGAEELYHAEAHGEQSYVIEVAGAEEAEPEEEIDVMALMAEADISKGEGVFRKCSACHKVDGTDGVGPHLNGVVGRDVASVDGFGYSGALTSLEGDWTEEALFGFLLNPKGYAPGTTMGFAGLKKPADKVNVIAYLQSLN from the coding sequence ATGTTCGACACAATGACACTCACAAAAATCGGTGCTGGCCTGTTCGGCGCTTGGCTCATCTTGCTGCTTGGAAAGTGGGGCGCAGAAGAGCTGTACCACGCCGAAGCACATGGCGAGCAGTCATATGTGATTGAAGTCGCCGGTGCCGAAGAGGCCGAGCCCGAAGAAGAAATCGACGTGATGGCGCTGATGGCCGAAGCGGATATCAGCAAAGGCGAAGGCGTTTTCCGTAAGTGTTCAGCGTGCCACAAGGTTGACGGCACCGACGGTGTTGGCCCTCACCTGAACGGTGTTGTTGGTCGCGACGTCGCTTCGGTTGACGGTTTCGGGTACTCCGGCGCGCTGACATCTTTGGAAGGTGATTGGACAGAAGAGGCTCTGTTCGGCTTCCTGCTTAACCCCAAAGGTTATGCGCCTGGCACGACAATGGGCTTTGCCGGTCTGAAAAAGCCAGCGGACAAGGTGAATGTCATCGCCTATCTGCAAAGCCTGAACTAA